A region of Fundulus heteroclitus isolate FHET01 unplaced genomic scaffold, MU-UCD_Fhet_4.1 scaffold_182, whole genome shotgun sequence DNA encodes the following proteins:
- the LOC118558940 gene encoding general transcription factor II-I repeat domain-containing protein 2A-like yields the protein MATSSGIKRKLDRENRIFQRKWEEEYLFTEFKGKPMCLVCLETLSALKDYNLGRHYNTLHKVKFEKYTGAARTAVVADLKAKVCKQQHFFTKATTCQESAITASYDVALELARAKKPLSDGEVVKRCAVKMAKAFGDNNIAKNFEAVSLSRRTVTRRIFDIHDHVDVKMKQVMQDCKYFSLALDESTDVTDVSQLLVFARTIDNSFYVHEELLKFASLHDTTKGSDIFNAVTGAVGEYGGFEKLSAVVTDGAPAMQGRHRGFAGLLRQSGVNCPILHCIIHQEALCAKTLNFGHVMDLVTKVTNIIRGGNRSLCHRRFITFLDEVDAEYGDLQLHTDIRWMSRGKCLERFFALRSEIPAFLENSISGDASAYCGKLKDTKFLCDMAFLTDISAHLNHLNTLLQGRDQTVCDLFSHMTAFQRKLRLFIDGFSSPPANLAHFPACAEIRKESPQCEKQIQKYRADLEKLQEQFNNRFQDFHEMQPRIALFTDPLSAAVSAQPSELQRELCELQADPFFQAKRNERGISFWRLLPEARFPRLRDFALSMASMFGSTYICESSFSTMKHIKSKERNRLTDETLFHLMRIGTTKIDIDIQSIVSQQAKPQVSH from the exons ATGGCAACGAGCAGCGGCATCAAGAGAAAACTTGACCGAGAAAATCGcatttttcagagaaaatggGAAGAAGAGTACCTTTTCACCGAATTCAAAGGAAAGCCAATGTGTCTAGTTTGCTTGGAGACATTATCAGCCCTGAAAGATTATAATTTAGGCCGACATTACAACACCTTGCATAAAGTTAAATTTGAGAAATACACTGGAGCTGCCAGAACCGCTGTAGTAGCTGACCTCAAAGCAAAAGTATGTAAACAGCAGCACTTTTTCACAAAAGCTACGACGTGTCAGGAGTCAGCCATCACAGCGTCTTATGATGTGGCACTCGAACTTGCCAGGGCAAAGAAGCCACTGTCGGATGGAGAAGTTGTTAAGAGGTGCGCGGTGAAAATGGCCAAAGCATTTGGTGACAACAACATAGCTAAAAATTTTGAAGCTGTGTCCTTGTCCCGACGCACAGTAACACGCAGGATTTTTGACATCCACGATCACGTCgatgtaaaaatgaaacaagtcATGCAGGACTGCAAATACTTCTCATTAGCTTTGGATGAGAGTACAGATGTGACAGATGTCAGCCAACTGCTGGTTTTTGCGAGAACGATTGACAATTCATTTTATGTACATGAGGAGTTACTGAAATTTGCATCTCTGCACGACACTACTAAAGGCAGCGATATATTCAACGCCGTTACCGGTGCTGTGGGTGAATACGGTGGCTTTGAAAAGCTGTCAGCTGTTGTTACGGATGGCGCACCTGCGATGCAGGGAAGACACCGAGGTTTCGCCGGGCTACTCAGGCAGAGCGGAGTAAACTGCCCTATACTGCACTGCATCATCCATCAG GAAGCCCTCTGCGCAAAGACGTTAAACTTTGGCCACGTCATGGATTTGGTGACAAAAGTCACTAATATCATCAGAGGAGGGAACAGATCGCTATGTCACCGGAGGTTCATCACCTTTCTGGATGAAGTGGATGCCGAGTATGGGGACTTACAACTTCATACGGATATCAGGTGGATGAGTCGAGGAAAGTGTCTGGAGCGTTTTTTTGCACTGCGCTCGGAAATACCAGCGTTCTTGGAGAACAGCATTAGTGGCGATGCAAGTGCATACTGCGGAAAGCTAAAAGATACAAAGTTTCTTTGTGACATGGCCTTTCTGACAGACATCAGCGCGCACCTCAATCACCTCAACACACTCTTACAGGGGAGAGATCAAACAGTGTGTGATCTCTTTTCTCACATGACCGCATTTCAGCGCAAGCTCAGGCTCTTTATTGATGGCTTTTCTTCCCCTCCTGCAAATCTGGCACATTTTCCCGCATGCGCTGAGATTCGCAAAGAGAGCCCCCAgtgtgaaaaacaaatccagaaaTACAGAGCAGACCTTGAAAAATTACAGGAGCAATTCAACAATCGTTTCCAAGATTTTCACGAGATGCAACCACGAATTGCGCTATTCACAGACCCCCTTTCTGCTGCGGTTAGCGCACAACCATCGGAGCTGCAGCGCGAACTCTGCGAGCTGCAGGCAGACCCGTTTTTTCAAGCAAAGCGCAACGAGAGGGGAATTTCATTTTGGAGACTTCTTCCTGAGGCCCGTTTTCCACGTCTCCGAGATTTTGCCCTTTCAATGGCCAGTATGTTTGGGAGCACTTACATTTGCGAGAGCAGTTTTTCCACCATGaagcacataaaatccaaagagAGAAACAGACTCACCGATGAAACACTGTTTCATTTGATGCGCATTGGGACCACAAAAATTGACATTGACATCCAATCCATTGTGAGCCAGCAGGCCAAACCACAGGTCTCTCATTAG